The following proteins come from a genomic window of Shewanella halifaxensis HAW-EB4:
- a CDS encoding mechanosensitive ion channel family protein has product MDQELRAAIAQWLTNIGIDTQPSDGVSITIMLFACFVVAFIGYFFVKRGVVTTMNLVILRSKAHWDDIFMRHQVLEKMAVLVPVIILNILLPLALYDHTVLSSLTDRLLDVTIVVLFIRTIYSALDAANEIADYNLVSRRLPIKSFVQLAKLFMFFVAIIISISVLADQSPVYFLSGLGVATGLVMLVFRDTILGFVAGIQLAANRMVSPGDWIEMDNFGANGTVEEVSLTTVKVRNFDQTLTMLPAYSLTSGSFRNWRGMSESGGRRIKRAIQIDIQSVRFLTEDDMRSLNKINHLKDYFSAKSAEIITYNAHVEDADMYVNSRHLTNIGTFRAYIQEYLTQHDKIRKDMTLMVRQLAPTELGVPIELYIFTNDTRWEFYEGIQADIFDHLFAILPEFDLRVFQGPTGADVRSLKH; this is encoded by the coding sequence TTGGATCAGGAATTACGCGCTGCGATTGCTCAGTGGTTAACTAATATTGGTATCGACACTCAGCCATCTGATGGTGTTTCGATTACGATTATGCTGTTTGCATGTTTTGTGGTGGCATTTATCGGGTATTTCTTCGTAAAACGTGGTGTCGTGACCACGATGAATCTAGTTATCCTGCGCTCTAAAGCTCATTGGGATGACATTTTCATGCGTCATCAAGTATTGGAGAAGATGGCCGTACTTGTCCCCGTTATTATCTTGAATATTCTGTTGCCGTTAGCCTTGTATGATCACACTGTTCTTAGCAGCCTGACTGATCGACTACTAGACGTCACTATCGTGGTGTTATTTATCCGTACTATTTACAGCGCCTTAGATGCCGCTAATGAGATTGCGGATTATAACTTAGTCAGTCGAAGGTTGCCGATCAAGAGCTTTGTGCAGCTAGCTAAACTGTTCATGTTCTTTGTGGCCATCATCATCTCTATTTCAGTTTTGGCAGACCAATCACCCGTCTATTTTCTAAGCGGTTTAGGTGTCGCGACTGGTTTAGTCATGTTGGTATTTAGAGATACTATCTTAGGCTTCGTTGCGGGTATTCAGTTGGCGGCTAATCGCATGGTGAGTCCTGGAGACTGGATCGAGATGGATAACTTCGGTGCCAACGGTACCGTCGAAGAGGTGTCGTTAACCACAGTTAAAGTGCGTAACTTCGACCAAACCCTGACCATGCTTCCTGCCTATTCTTTAACTTCAGGGTCCTTTAGAAACTGGCGTGGCATGTCTGAATCAGGCGGTCGACGGATTAAGCGCGCGATACAAATTGATATTCAATCGGTGCGTTTTTTAACTGAAGACGATATGCGCAGCTTAAACAAGATCAATCACCTTAAAGACTATTTCTCTGCGAAATCGGCGGAGATCATTACATATAATGCCCATGTTGAAGATGCGGATATGTACGTGAATAGCCGTCATTTGACCAATATCGGTACCTTTAGAGCCTATATCCAGGAGTACTTAACTCAGCACGATAAGATCCGTAAAGACATGACACTGATGGTGCGCCAACTTGCACCAACCGAACTGGGTGTACCTATTGAGCTCTATATCTTTACTAACGATACACGCTGGGAGTTTTACGAGGGCATTCAAGCTGATATTTTCGATCACCTCTTTGCGATATTGCCAGAGTTTGATCTTAGGGTATTCCAAGGGCCAACAGGGGCTGATGTGCGTAGCTTGAAGCATTAG
- a CDS encoding LysE family translocator, with translation MSFDTWLLYLFAILLIAVSPGTMAVLSMGHGIHYGKSRSIATAFGSVTSALILMMASAAGLGALLSATEYGFTVLKWCGAAYLLFLGIKLLLTKGDGKGLQLKTTEGKGTPKQLFKQAFLVGISNPKDLLFFAALFPQFIDISAPQGPQLAILAATWAVVDFSFVMIYASMANVLAPKLKASNKLHWFDRTSGGVFVALAAILVSREN, from the coding sequence ATGAGCTTTGATACTTGGTTACTCTACCTGTTTGCCATTTTGTTAATTGCAGTGTCTCCAGGCACCATGGCTGTATTGTCTATGGGTCACGGCATTCATTATGGTAAGAGCCGCAGCATAGCCACTGCATTTGGCAGTGTGACTTCAGCATTGATATTAATGATGGCATCGGCTGCGGGCTTAGGTGCACTGCTAAGTGCAACAGAATATGGCTTTACGGTATTAAAATGGTGTGGCGCAGCTTACCTGCTGTTTCTGGGCATAAAATTACTGCTCACTAAAGGTGATGGCAAAGGGCTGCAACTAAAAACCACCGAAGGCAAGGGCACACCTAAGCAACTATTCAAGCAAGCCTTTCTCGTTGGGATCAGCAACCCTAAAGATCTGCTATTTTTTGCTGCGCTGTTTCCTCAGTTTATCGACATCAGTGCGCCTCAAGGCCCACAGTTAGCCATCTTGGCTGCAACTTGGGCGGTAGTGGATTTCAGCTTTGTGATGATCTACGCCAGCATGGCGAATGTATTGGCACCAAAATTAAAGGCGAGCAACAAGCTGCATTGGTTCGACAGAACCAGTGGAGGGGTATTTGTGGCATTAGCCGCTATCTTGGTAAGCCGCGAGAACTAG
- a CDS encoding lysophospholipid acyltransferase family protein gives MFQLFWKGLLKLIGWKISGELPKDKQFIAIVAPHTSNWDFIIGVIARGALGVQVNFLGKHQLFIPPWGWFFRAIGGTPVDRRKSNNLVDAVADLFKTNPHFRLALAPEGTRSPVSRWKTGFYHIANKAQVPIITVGLDFGSKTIVIAEGKVPTGDIRQEMNEIIDFYRSIQGRHPKAIPDYTA, from the coding sequence ATGTTTCAATTATTTTGGAAAGGGCTGCTAAAACTCATCGGCTGGAAAATATCCGGCGAGCTGCCAAAAGATAAACAATTTATTGCCATTGTTGCGCCGCATACCAGCAACTGGGACTTCATCATTGGCGTTATCGCCCGTGGTGCCCTCGGCGTACAAGTAAACTTCTTGGGCAAACACCAACTGTTTATTCCACCTTGGGGCTGGTTTTTCCGCGCGATTGGTGGCACACCTGTCGATAGACGTAAAAGCAATAATTTGGTCGATGCGGTGGCAGATCTATTTAAAACTAACCCCCATTTTCGCCTAGCTCTGGCCCCTGAAGGCACCCGTAGCCCAGTGTCTCGCTGGAAAACAGGTTTTTATCATATCGCCAATAAAGCTCAAGTGCCGATCATCACCGTTGGACTCGATTTCGGCAGCAAGACCATAGTGATTGCCGAAGGCAAGGTGCCCACTGGCGACATCCGACAAGAAATGAATGAGATCATCGACTTTTATCGCTCAATCCAAGGCCGTCACCCTAAGGCCATTCCTGACTATACGGCCTAA
- a CDS encoding YybH family protein gives MFKKGLSVLLLCLAFNANAVPTDDIANILAEQEAAWNRGDLDAYMLGYWNNDKMRFVSNGKFSYGWDKTLAAYKKHYPDKATLGTLTFTIKETKMLSNYAAIVVGRWSLERAKDNPNGVFTLLVEKIDDRWVITHDHTSD, from the coding sequence ATGTTTAAAAAAGGATTAAGTGTCTTATTGTTGTGCTTGGCATTTAACGCTAATGCTGTACCAACGGATGATATTGCGAATATCTTGGCAGAACAAGAAGCTGCATGGAACCGCGGTGACTTGGATGCTTATATGCTGGGTTATTGGAATAACGACAAAATGCGTTTCGTATCCAATGGCAAATTTAGCTATGGCTGGGATAAAACTTTAGCAGCTTACAAGAAGCATTACCCCGATAAGGCGACCTTAGGAACGCTCACTTTCACGATCAAAGAAACCAAAATGCTCAGCAACTATGCGGCGATTGTTGTCGGACGCTGGTCACTAGAGCGAGCTAAAGATAACCCTAATGGTGTGTTTACTCTGTTGGTTGAGAAAATCGATGACCGCTGGGTGATCACTCACGACCATACCTCAGATTGA
- a CDS encoding NRDE family protein encodes MCILFVALQTHPQFPLIICANRDEFHHRPTEAAHFWPTSNKLVAGKDLEAGGTWLGVNQQGKIAGLTNIRAPELNQNDMRSRGELVLKALEDDALNHDWLQIHSRFYNPFNLLFGDEEQLQCFDSRKQKLTRLTSGFHSISNGALDDIWPKMARGTQAIEQHISNHPIPDVDALLTIMMDNTQAPDEELPQTGVSLEWERHLSSVYIRHEEYGTRSTSIILKDKQGKIHFTEVRYDGKGRNLGRDEFVIEAAS; translated from the coding sequence ATGTGCATCCTATTTGTCGCGTTGCAGACTCACCCACAATTTCCATTAATCATCTGTGCCAATCGCGATGAGTTTCATCATCGCCCTACAGAGGCCGCCCATTTTTGGCCAACCTCAAACAAGCTAGTCGCCGGAAAAGACCTAGAAGCTGGAGGGACTTGGCTAGGAGTGAATCAACAAGGCAAGATAGCGGGGCTTACCAATATCCGCGCACCAGAACTCAACCAAAATGATATGAGAAGCCGTGGAGAGCTGGTATTAAAGGCCTTAGAAGACGATGCTCTCAATCATGACTGGTTACAGATCCATAGCCGTTTCTACAACCCATTTAATTTACTCTTTGGCGATGAAGAACAACTACAGTGCTTCGATAGCCGCAAGCAAAAATTAACCCGACTCACCTCAGGGTTTCACTCCATCAGTAACGGTGCTCTCGATGATATTTGGCCTAAAATGGCACGAGGCACTCAGGCAATAGAGCAGCATATTAGCAACCACCCTATTCCCGATGTCGATGCTCTGCTTACGATTATGATGGATAACACCCAGGCACCGGATGAAGAGCTGCCCCAGACAGGGGTAAGCTTAGAATGGGAAAGACACCTGTCTTCGGTCTATATTCGACATGAAGAGTATGGTACTCGCTCGACTAGCATCATTTTGAAAGACAAGCAGGGCAAGATACATTTCACCGAAGTGAGATATGACGGCAAGGGGCGCAACTTAGGTCGAGATGAATTCGTTATAGAGGCAGCAAGTTAG
- a CDS encoding YhgN family NAAT transporter, with product MDTFSAAVMLFLIMDPLGNLPIFASILRHIEPKKRRRVLIRELLFALVIMMLFLFAGEAILNFLNLRTESVSIAGGIILFLIAIRMIFPQPGGVVGLAAGEEPFIVPMAIPLMAGPSVLAALILLAHTDNDRMFDWTIALVSAWGASAVILLFYKAFTKVLGEKGLTAVERLMGMVLVMISVQMFLDGVANYISHTGL from the coding sequence ATGGATACTTTTTCTGCGGCAGTCATGTTGTTCCTGATAATGGACCCTTTAGGCAACTTGCCTATTTTTGCATCGATATTGCGCCACATTGAGCCGAAGAAGCGCCGCCGAGTGCTGATCCGTGAGTTGCTGTTTGCTTTGGTTATCATGATGCTATTCCTGTTTGCGGGCGAGGCAATTCTTAACTTTCTAAACTTGCGCACCGAGTCGGTGAGTATTGCCGGCGGTATTATCTTGTTCTTGATCGCGATTCGGATGATCTTTCCACAGCCTGGTGGTGTCGTTGGCCTCGCTGCGGGGGAGGAGCCATTTATCGTGCCGATGGCCATTCCACTCATGGCAGGACCTTCAGTGTTAGCGGCGTTGATCCTATTGGCTCACACCGACAATGATCGCATGTTTGATTGGACTATTGCGCTAGTGTCAGCTTGGGGGGCGAGTGCGGTGATTTTGCTGTTCTACAAAGCTTTCACTAAAGTGTTAGGTGAGAAAGGGTTAACCGCTGTCGAGCGTCTTATGGGGATGGTGCTGGTGATGATCTCGGTGCAGATGTTCCTCGATGGTGTCGCCAATTATATCAGTCACACAGGACTGTAG
- a CDS encoding MGH1-like glycoside hydrolase domain-containing protein codes for MLTCLLLCVASLSSLDSADYQNLLPYQGTPTSMEQRDSNGNLTIGSVYTDQGAWHGFHLPDNADYYGGFTGPLFIAQEYSLHLSDSLQRLQLINIDKDEFIALDSASRIEIYSRPDALVQTFIWSGFQLNLTLSYSDNRTAVIRTELINLSPKEQTWQLVWHGSPFNSHPSQPDYHLIKQAEVNANHISWQLNPIMETWRIQLADAEYELWFDRDMKIMLNEQSGYRAFAEPVTLAAGQQHTFVSAQRYFHTQAERSAHLAPDWSKITGQLNDNRAKWQARLDRAITGGDKSARQLAVKSMMTLLHNWRSPAGALDHDAITPSITYKWFNGVWAWDSWKQAVALARFDPSLAKSNVLAMFDYQFTAQDSVRPQDAGNLPDAIFYNKDRQRGGEGGNWNERNGKPPLAAWAVWQIYEQDKDVSFLEAMYPKLLAYHEWWYRNRDNNDNGLAEYGANLHPAHLAEDGSIDVEAVIEAAAWESGMDNAPRFDVDEALSVWQNRQAGQLVGYSVSQESVDLNAYLYAEKRFLQQMAAVLGDDSAVVKWDVAATRLAKQIQMQMYDPESGFFYDIRYTATGSELMVEQGKGVEGWLPLWAGAASEAQAKVIVERHLGAGQFGTLIPFPTVSADSPNFAAAKYWRGPVWLDQALFGLQGVERYGYHQQAKALAKQLVSQGEGILGQSPIRENYNPLTGEGLHCTNFSWSASVLLLLYQSWLVDGNDN; via the coding sequence ATGCTAACTTGCCTCCTACTGTGTGTTGCTAGCCTCTCTTCACTGGATTCTGCCGACTATCAAAATCTACTGCCTTACCAAGGCACGCCAACCTCGATGGAGCAGCGTGACAGTAATGGCAATCTCACTATTGGCTCTGTATATACCGATCAAGGTGCTTGGCATGGCTTTCACCTACCCGATAATGCCGATTATTATGGTGGTTTTACCGGGCCTCTGTTTATCGCTCAAGAATACAGTTTGCATCTGAGTGACAGCTTGCAACGCTTGCAGTTGATCAACATAGATAAAGACGAATTTATCGCGTTAGACAGCGCCAGCCGAATCGAGATCTATAGTAGGCCCGACGCCCTAGTGCAGACGTTCATCTGGTCGGGTTTTCAGCTTAACTTGACCCTCAGTTATAGTGATAATCGTACGGCGGTCATCCGTACCGAATTGATCAATCTATCCCCAAAAGAACAAACTTGGCAGTTGGTATGGCACGGTTCTCCCTTTAATTCGCACCCTTCGCAACCGGACTACCACCTCATCAAACAGGCTGAAGTGAATGCTAATCATATTAGTTGGCAGCTCAATCCAATCATGGAAACCTGGCGAATTCAGCTTGCCGATGCTGAGTATGAGCTGTGGTTCGATCGCGATATGAAAATAATGCTCAATGAGCAATCGGGTTATCGCGCCTTTGCCGAACCCGTGACTCTGGCGGCGGGGCAGCAACATACTTTTGTCTCGGCGCAGCGATATTTTCATACTCAGGCCGAGCGCAGTGCGCATCTGGCCCCCGACTGGAGCAAGATAACGGGTCAGCTCAACGATAATCGCGCCAAGTGGCAAGCCAGATTAGACAGAGCGATAACAGGAGGCGATAAGAGTGCTCGCCAACTTGCGGTTAAGAGCATGATGACTCTTTTGCACAATTGGCGCAGTCCTGCGGGCGCACTTGATCATGATGCGATTACCCCGTCGATTACCTATAAGTGGTTTAACGGTGTGTGGGCCTGGGACAGTTGGAAGCAGGCGGTTGCATTAGCACGTTTTGACCCTAGCCTAGCCAAGTCTAATGTACTGGCGATGTTCGATTATCAATTTACTGCGCAAGACTCGGTTAGGCCGCAAGATGCGGGTAACCTACCCGATGCTATTTTCTACAATAAAGATCGTCAGCGCGGTGGTGAGGGTGGCAACTGGAACGAGCGTAACGGTAAGCCCCCATTAGCGGCTTGGGCGGTGTGGCAGATCTATGAGCAAGATAAGGATGTCAGCTTTCTTGAGGCTATGTACCCCAAACTGTTGGCCTATCATGAGTGGTGGTATCGCAACCGTGACAATAACGATAATGGCTTAGCCGAATATGGCGCTAACTTACATCCAGCCCACTTGGCTGAAGATGGTTCGATCGATGTGGAAGCGGTGATCGAAGCCGCTGCATGGGAGTCGGGCATGGATAACGCACCACGATTCGATGTCGATGAGGCGCTGAGTGTTTGGCAAAACCGTCAGGCGGGTCAACTCGTGGGTTACTCGGTATCGCAGGAGTCAGTCGATCTTAATGCCTACCTCTACGCAGAGAAACGTTTTCTACAACAGATGGCGGCTGTATTAGGCGATGATAGTGCCGTGGTGAAATGGGATGTGGCTGCAACTCGGCTTGCTAAGCAGATCCAGATGCAGATGTATGATCCAGAATCTGGCTTTTTCTATGATATTCGTTATACCGCAACCGGTAGCGAGTTGATGGTAGAGCAGGGAAAAGGTGTCGAAGGCTGGCTCCCGCTCTGGGCGGGTGCGGCGAGTGAGGCTCAAGCAAAAGTTATAGTTGAGCGTCACCTTGGGGCTGGACAATTTGGCACCTTAATTCCATTTCCGACCGTAAGTGCCGATAGCCCTAACTTTGCCGCTGCTAAGTATTGGCGCGGCCCCGTATGGTTGGATCAGGCGTTATTTGGCCTGCAGGGAGTCGAGCGATATGGCTATCATCAACAAGCCAAGGCACTAGCGAAGCAACTTGTATCACAAGGAGAGGGTATTTTAGGTCAAAGCCCGATTAGGGAAAATTACAACCCACTAACAGGTGAGGGACTACACTGCACTAACTTTAGCTGGTCTGCTTCCGTACTACTGCTTCTTTATCAATCCTGGTTAGTCGATGGGAATGATAATTAA
- a CDS encoding immune inhibitor A domain-containing protein gives MNKLLKIKLLAAFFAAIISFSPIALAVPVTSGTTADANMINKERVLYWLVKRGELSANATEAEKQQAIADFTKRAYGNKKIPLIQAQQQIKRLERAKQRAKSANYSSPLVKSFNNKTVKVLTVLIDFPDLRHDDNGLSSSDTQMFYNSYSPEHFKSLLFSKTGYEGPQGQTLMTGYQYYQAESGGSFFFTGDVKGWYRATSNAAAYGGNDPDDDDNDIGVSELVKEAVTEAVAGMSAPELASYDIEDPYDLNNNGLTNEADGIIDHVMIFHSSIGEEAGGGMLGSDAIWSHRSFVDGGSYTLPGTEIKLSGYTIQPIDAALGVCVHEFGHDLGLPDEYDTTQLGKGAPVGFWSVMAGGSWAGSLAGSLPSGFSPYARSYLQTIYGGNWVTEQSVALDSISASGLDINLVEAINHDQVNQLSIAVPAVDIEFKEPYSGAFQYYSDQGDMINHAMSFDVDLPAATPLSLTMLAHWSIELDYDYAQLMVDGIAIMGNHTKSSNSINNERNIITGQSSDLAEAEGANAWVDLQFDLSPYAGRSVRISIRYVTDQAVGDYGIVLDDIAIKQSTETVLFDGAEQETDIAYAGFARVGSKRPGKDRRYIVQLRSQQGVDKGLKSESYDPGIVLWFENQEYINNEVNSHPGYSLISVVDADQNLIGSNDSSVQVRDAAFSLFNQSSYFNDNHLSAVKLFDDGNDFSAPLQKESGTILPELGLTMEVMTQSSNSSNAMVQFRYTSQTPPELQELNASISYSLQGREASFSANASGGDGNYTYTWDFGTTDGTSREASPSYTYATDGNYLVSLTVTDGDGASVTNNTTLVVGSVIEVNFTQTTSNLMVSFANQSTGGSGELSYLWEFGDGNTSSAASPSYTYGATGSYTVMLTVTDSMGQTAQKSALITVTAAVIERSGSSGGSLGWLSLVMLGLFSLYRRQAS, from the coding sequence ATGAATAAACTTCTTAAAATTAAATTGTTAGCGGCATTTTTTGCAGCAATAATTTCATTCTCTCCTATTGCTCTCGCAGTACCTGTGACATCTGGTACCACGGCTGATGCCAACATGATTAACAAAGAGCGGGTTTTATATTGGCTGGTTAAACGCGGTGAGTTATCAGCTAACGCAACAGAAGCTGAAAAGCAGCAAGCGATAGCTGATTTTACTAAACGCGCCTATGGAAACAAAAAAATCCCACTGATCCAAGCACAACAACAAATTAAGCGACTCGAGCGTGCTAAGCAGCGGGCAAAGTCAGCAAACTATTCATCACCTTTAGTGAAGAGCTTTAATAATAAAACGGTCAAAGTGCTTACCGTGCTTATCGACTTTCCAGACTTACGCCACGATGATAATGGCTTAAGCAGTAGCGATACGCAGATGTTTTATAACAGCTATTCGCCAGAACATTTCAAATCACTGCTGTTTTCAAAGACAGGATATGAGGGGCCGCAAGGGCAAACCTTGATGACAGGGTATCAATATTATCAGGCTGAATCGGGTGGAAGTTTCTTCTTTACCGGTGATGTTAAGGGCTGGTATCGCGCGACAAGCAATGCAGCTGCTTATGGAGGCAATGACCCCGATGACGATGATAACGACATTGGTGTTTCTGAGTTGGTGAAAGAGGCCGTTACTGAGGCCGTTGCAGGTATGAGCGCGCCTGAATTGGCCAGTTATGATATTGAAGACCCTTATGATTTAAATAATAATGGTTTAACAAATGAAGCCGATGGCATTATCGATCATGTGATGATCTTCCATTCGAGTATTGGTGAAGAAGCGGGGGGCGGTATGTTGGGTAGTGATGCTATCTGGTCCCATCGATCCTTTGTCGATGGTGGTAGCTATACGCTGCCGGGGACTGAGATAAAGCTTTCGGGCTATACCATTCAACCGATAGATGCTGCATTGGGAGTCTGTGTACACGAGTTTGGCCATGATCTGGGCCTGCCCGATGAATACGATACCACTCAGTTGGGCAAAGGCGCTCCGGTAGGGTTTTGGTCAGTTATGGCGGGTGGTAGTTGGGCTGGCTCACTTGCAGGCTCCTTGCCTTCAGGCTTTAGTCCGTATGCCCGTTCCTATTTGCAGACTATCTATGGAGGCAATTGGGTCACTGAGCAAAGTGTAGCGCTCGATTCTATTTCGGCTTCAGGGCTAGATATTAATCTTGTTGAAGCTATCAACCATGATCAGGTGAACCAGCTTTCTATTGCTGTTCCCGCTGTCGATATTGAGTTTAAGGAACCTTATAGCGGAGCGTTTCAGTACTACTCAGATCAAGGCGATATGATTAACCATGCTATGTCATTTGATGTTGACTTACCGGCGGCAACTCCGCTTAGCTTAACCATGCTGGCACATTGGAGTATCGAGCTGGATTATGATTATGCTCAGTTGATGGTCGACGGTATAGCGATAATGGGAAATCATACCAAGTCGAGTAACTCGATTAATAACGAACGCAATATCATCACAGGTCAGTCTAGTGATTTGGCGGAAGCCGAAGGTGCAAATGCTTGGGTTGATCTTCAGTTTGATTTAAGCCCTTATGCAGGCCGAAGTGTACGTATATCGATCCGTTACGTGACCGATCAGGCTGTAGGTGATTATGGCATAGTGCTTGACGATATCGCTATTAAACAGTCGACCGAAACCGTGCTTTTCGATGGTGCAGAGCAAGAGACTGACATTGCATATGCGGGGTTTGCTCGGGTAGGCAGCAAGCGTCCAGGTAAAGATCGGCGCTATATCGTTCAGCTAAGAAGCCAACAAGGTGTAGATAAAGGACTTAAGTCTGAATCTTATGATCCTGGGATCGTACTGTGGTTTGAAAACCAGGAGTACATCAACAATGAAGTAAACAGCCATCCAGGTTATAGCTTAATTAGCGTGGTAGATGCAGACCAAAACTTAATCGGTAGTAATGACTCTAGTGTTCAGGTGAGAGATGCAGCTTTCAGCCTATTTAACCAATCGAGCTACTTTAACGATAATCACCTTAGTGCGGTTAAGTTATTCGATGATGGCAATGATTTCAGTGCGCCGCTACAGAAAGAGTCTGGTACCATTTTGCCTGAACTTGGCTTAACCATGGAGGTGATGACCCAATCTAGCAATAGCAGTAATGCGATGGTGCAGTTTCGGTATACCAGCCAGACGCCCCCAGAATTACAAGAGCTGAATGCAAGTATCAGTTATAGCTTACAAGGTCGAGAAGCTAGCTTCTCTGCCAATGCTAGCGGCGGTGATGGCAATTATACCTACACATGGGACTTTGGTACTACAGATGGTACGAGCCGTGAGGCCTCCCCAAGCTACACCTACGCTACCGATGGTAATTACTTAGTTTCCCTTACCGTGACCGATGGTGATGGCGCTAGTGTTACTAATAACACCACTCTTGTTGTGGGATCGGTGATTGAGGTGAATTTTACTCAAACTACGTCAAATCTAATGGTGAGCTTTGCCAATCAGTCGACAGGTGGCAGCGGTGAGCTGAGCTACCTGTGGGAGTTTGGTGATGGTAATACTAGTTCTGCAGCATCTCCAAGTTATACCTATGGCGCGACGGGCAGTTATACGGTGATGCTAACAGTGACGGACAGTATGGGGCAAACAGCACAAAAGAGTGCGTTAATAACGGTGACTGCTGCGGTTATTGAGCGCAGTGGCTCTTCTGGAGGTAGCTTAGGCTGGCTGTCGCTTGTTATGCTCGGCCTATTCAGCTTATATCGGCGTCAAGCCTCATAG
- a CDS encoding chorismate--pyruvate lyase family protein, giving the protein MTVTRLSFPYGESIQWFSPEQITNLPTPPFQEWLLSTCSLTQKLKKHCTHFEVRVLGEDTLIPPAKEAFGCESMWIREVLLVLDGIPWIFARTLIPGQLLEKKQQEFLGLGVRPLGELLYSKDEFVPGRIEVAHFEACSKIAKLAGSLQQDVSQELWGRRRYFQYETEQLVVSEVFLPAAQEAIAKL; this is encoded by the coding sequence ATGACTGTGACTAGGTTAAGCTTTCCTTATGGTGAATCAATCCAATGGTTTTCGCCAGAACAAATCACCAACTTACCTACACCACCTTTTCAGGAATGGCTATTAAGCACCTGTAGCTTAACGCAAAAATTAAAAAAGCATTGCACTCATTTTGAAGTCAGAGTTCTTGGAGAAGACACCCTAATTCCACCAGCAAAAGAGGCCTTTGGCTGCGAGAGTATGTGGATTAGAGAGGTGTTACTGGTTTTAGACGGCATTCCATGGATCTTCGCGAGGACTCTAATTCCAGGGCAATTACTAGAGAAGAAACAACAAGAGTTTTTAGGTCTAGGCGTTAGACCCTTAGGCGAACTACTCTATTCCAAAGATGAATTTGTTCCGGGACGGATCGAGGTGGCTCACTTTGAAGCGTGCAGCAAAATCGCAAAACTCGCGGGATCACTACAACAAGATGTGAGTCAGGAGTTGTGGGGACGTCGTCGCTATTTTCAATATGAAACCGAGCAATTGGTCGTTAGCGAGGTTTTCTTACCCGCTGCACAAGAAGCCATCGCGAAGCTCTAG
- a CDS encoding flagellar basal body-associated protein FliL, with amino-acid sequence MNKIIAVLLVALCSSFGAVAADKKPLEEYAYYGFEPEIVTNYISNRKKLGYVRLSVELMVKKPEQLVSLERHDPLLRAAIVEILGNQTEAKVKSLTGKEEIRRQCYEKVNQLLEQETGKPLVVNLLFTKYLYD; translated from the coding sequence ATGAATAAAATAATAGCCGTACTACTTGTGGCGCTTTGCAGTAGCTTTGGTGCTGTGGCGGCCGACAAGAAACCGTTAGAAGAGTACGCTTACTATGGCTTCGAACCTGAAATAGTCACTAACTACATTTCAAATAGAAAGAAACTAGGCTATGTCAGACTCAGTGTTGAATTGATGGTGAAGAAACCCGAACAATTGGTCAGTTTAGAGAGACACGATCCTCTGTTAAGAGCCGCAATTGTTGAGATCTTGGGTAACCAGACTGAAGCTAAGGTGAAGTCTTTAACGGGTAAGGAAGAGATCCGCCGTCAGTGCTACGAGAAAGTGAATCAACTTCTGGAGCAGGAAACGGGTAAACCCCTAGTTGTAAATTTACTCTTTACTAAATATCTATACGATTAA